The window TCATGTTGGATCATTTTGtacatgtgcaaaacatttaGACAGTTTATGTGTCAGTAAAGCCTTGCGTCCCCCCCAGGTTGGGAATTAATGCTTTAcaatagacatttttttattatatttcagAGCGAGGCTGCAGGCTGATCAGATGAATCACTTGAATCTTTTAACAGCTGTGGTCAAGAGTCTCTGCAGCTTGTATTTTGTGGGTTGAAAGCtgcaaagttttaattttgatcCATGAAACCACAAATCATCTTTCTACTTCGAGTCATATAATGCCAATGACCTGGAGCTCAGAGAAGATAGACACATTTTATCATCTTCAGGTAGAGTTTTaactttcagatgtttttttttctcatttcaagGACTTAAACTAAAAGTTGActgtgtttttactgcagaTCACATTCAATCATTACACTGTTTTAGTTACATCCTGCGCATGTCaaataaagatgtatttttattttttaatatttgttttctttagacGTTGTACCATAGTCACTGATTTAATCATGGCTAagaaattttaataataataataataataataataataataataataataataataataataataataataataataaaattaaaaagtagatGTTCTGCCAAGTGTATAGTTTATAGTTTTTTGTTGCACCCATCccatcttttattaaaacaagctgctgacatcaaagtcaaaacaaatatgagtttcttaaaaaacaattagctttaccaaattaaactttaacatGTTGTCttcaaactatttaaaagtaaatgttggGTAGAAATTATTTagcagttgtttgtttgtttgtttacaaggCCCCCCACcatatcttttttattattatttcagcttggactattttttacttttagctttcagttcaTTCTTTTTGCAACTCTCAATCACAGTTCAGTTTAGACTGATTAAATTTACTTTATCTAAAACTGTAGCCTTTAACAAAGCTGTAGTAAGATGACATTTCTTTACTCTGGAGTACACcatatcctgcatgttttagatgcatctctgcttcaacacacctgatttaaattaatgAGTGATTAataggtttctgcagaacttgcagacctgctgaagagcagggaaacaactaaaacatgcaggacagtggagtggacaccactggtgttgattctcagtcatccaggacacagcagatccatccatccattttcttttacccacttctcctttttgGGTCTCGGGGAgatggtgtctatctccagcagtcactgtacgaAAGGCAGGGGACAttctggacaggtcgcaagtccatcacagagacaaacagccattcacgctctcactcacacctagggacaatttggagttaccaatgaacctaacgtgcatgtttttggtctgtgggaagaaaaccAGATTacacccatgtgtgcacagggagaacatgtgaactccacccagaaaggccccaggctgggaagaGATCCTGTAatcttcttgctgggaggcgacagctctaatcACTTCTCCACTAATCCTAATGGTTAGGGTGGCACAGCAAATCctaagagttttaaaagaaagtgaCTGGAATTCCTTTGTTAGGGGAAAAGCTACTTATCCAATCAGATtatcagctgaaactgaacagtgcaaagtttaatttttgaaaCTCTTAATATGAGTCATCAGGTTTAAAGAGTCAAAATATTGGGAAAATTATTGTGTTAGAATAAATCTTTCTCGTAGACTTCATAATGTTTGCCTACATTTGTTTCCTGAAGATGGCGTCCAATCAGAGACAAGGATTCTCCCAGGAGGTGCAGGTGCGCCGCAGCGCTGACAGGATACTGGTCCGAAGAGGGGGGACTCCTGCACGTGGACCTGAGACAGTCCCAGTCTGAGCTGGTCACACTGCAAGAAGAACCAGACGGACTGCAGGTGTCAGTGATGAAGCTGCGGACCTCAGGACTGACGTCGGCTGGGTCCGAATCAGGATTGGGCAAAGACAGAGAAGTGCCGTCCGAAACGGGTGGAGCAGACGGACCCACAGATCCGTTAACGCCCGCCATGCTGGGCTGGTTCTCTACACACACCCAGTGCTCCAATGTGAGACTTGGACTTCCCTGTCAGAAACACAGGAGAGGAAAAATGTGATGACCGAAAgtgaaataagaaaagtctTAACTCCAAATAGCTGAACAATGCTACCCTCTACTGTGCAGCAGGAACGCAACAAGTTGTTTTAGATGAAACTCACCACGACAGAGTAAAATTCATTATAATTGCACCGTTTGTCTCGCCTCTTCCTCTCCTGTGAATATCCATCTGTCCTGTGCCACACGAACTGGGTGTGCAGGGAGAGGACAAGACGACTCTGTCCAGTCAGGTTCAGAGTCCCATCCACTATTCCCTAAAATTAAACCACACATATCACATACAATATGCAACATCAACCTGAATGAAATCACCCCATTTTAACTTGTGATGTAAGccactgtttaaaacaaaaacacataatttgccctagttgttttatttacagattgttTTGATTACAACACTAAAGAGCACATATTTCAGGAACACAGGAATAAATTGCACATTTActataattttaaaagtttgatgtGCAAGACAAACCCTGATGTAACGTGCTGGTAATCTTATGtgattgtttttatgaaataaaatgctCAATTATGACCCTTTAGACACTGTTTAATAGCAGTGAGCTGCATTAGTAAACTTCCTGCATGATTGTTCGGCGAGCCGTTTGATTCCTGAAAacaaatgtacagaagaaaTCCGTTGCCATCAAGAAATCACAGCCTCAAACACAATAGCTGGTACACTGCCAATGTTTTGACCTGTACTGCAACATGACTGAGTAAATGCTGTTTAAACTGCTTCTATAAGCACTGGGAAACTAAGAGCCTACCTAACTATTAAAGTGTTCATCAAATATGATTATTAAAGGAATTATTAAAGTATTTGCGATCACAGACTTAAATAAACAGCTGGAATCAGAGAGTGGAAACAACActgcaaaacaatttaaacGACAGGCTGTTAACTTAGACTTCACCTGTGAGCAATTAAAGAGGAGAACAAAACTGTTATAACAAAAGAACAGTTTGTATTCACAATGAAAAAGGTGCGGCGTGCAAACTGTCAGCAGAAACAGTTGTCGTAAAAGGAAGTGCACACTTTCAATTCTACGAATTTTACGCAATAAGTCCTAACCAAAACGCGTCTAAGCGATTCCCAATTTTGAAATGAAGGAAATACAGCCTCCAACATCCACACGTGACGCACAGTAATTGGGgaaattctttgttttcctgcgtACTTGACAATAAAGACTGTGCGATCAAATTCCCTTTATCTTTACCAGTCCATTAGGATGGACTGGACTCTACTTTGATCGACCACATACAGGAAATCCTGCACACTGAAATCCAATAGATCGAGTAAAGACAAATCAGATGAGTAAGAGATCAACATGGACGCAcaccattatttatttattaaccttcgtttaaccaggcaagtcccattgagatcacagatctctgtttcaagggaggcctgggcctgaaggcagcctaacatgcaggtttttaagactgtgggaggaaaccgaagtacctggagaaaacccacgcaaacacaaggagaacatgaaAACTCCACAAAAAAAGGGCCGAGGgtcttgaacccaggaccttcttgctgtgatgcaacagtgctaaccactaatccgTTGTGCTGCCGTTACCACCTGTACAGCCCTTCACTGACCAATTAggacagactaaaaacatggtCATGTTTGATAAGTTTTAGGACAACATGTGTGACAAGCACTGCACATGTGCAAGGTTTAAATCAGTGAGTACCTGGTGTCCAACACATTTTTCCATGTTGAAATACCATCCTTCCCCCCAGACCCTAATTTCAGATCATCTCTAGATCTTTgagcttgtttattttaagagcagccgacagagaaaatcagtcataggGTGTTAAGTCGAGGTTGGCGGAtcttaataaaacttttcacacatgcaTATTTATGTGTAAAATGGCACATTccaaagtattttcaaaagtattactttggttgccatggaaacgagCTAGGCTGAAAAATTGcctaaatcagcatttttggCGTCTCAGACGGtcacatttttaacacttttcatGTGCAAATTAGAGACAGATTTGCTAGACCTATATATTAATGATACATATCACTGAAATCTGAaagctttatattttcaaaagaggTGTAGCATATATATGTACTCATTAAGTGTAAAGGCACTATTTGCATTTTAGAAGACtaactttattcaaattttacaaatttggaaaattccaaaaaatgacaattttccTTGCTCTACTGCCAGAGTTTGGACCGAGGTAGGCCATTTTGCTGGCATAAATATGAAAGATGGATTCCTAAACTacacatttatggaaaaaaaaattaattgaccCATACCCATGGAAAATCTGTGAACAATCCAGTATTAGCGCAAATTCCAATATtggtaaaatatgaagaaactgtaaaaatggcttttttgaaaAGATCTTCCAGAATGTGAGGATCAACCCATCATCTTGTCATCATATGTCATTTATAGAGTGACCCCTGTAGACCATTATAGCATATTAAAAACTTATTGCAATTTAGTTTCAATACCAATATGTGTCACATACATCTCACCATATTTGGCTGAAATGcaagtttcagtaaatattgtgaaaatggcttttttaaaagaatcttCCAGAATGTGAGGATCAACCCATCATTTTGTCATCATATATCATTTATAGAGTGacacatgaaaaaataaaaaaaagttattgcaATTCTATGGCAATACCGATATGTGGCATTGGCCTACACTCAATTTTTATTATCAGGGTacaaaaattatacaaaaactgtaaaaatggtttaatttacacACTCCACAGTTAGTGCTGCCAAGGGTAGTCACTAACAAGTAACTACCacctaaatttcaaataaacctaTACAAATCATTATCTAGTGATAACTGCATGATAACTCACAAACTATTGAAATATGGACACTTGCACGTACAAGATGACTGCAGGTCACAATGACAAAGTCAAGAGCAAGTCACCATGCTGCGGTTCATGGTTTACAAAACAGGAATACATGTAAAAACAATTGCACGGGTGGATTGCAGATGACTGTGAAAATTGCGTTTGCAATCGTTCAGTGgcaaaacagtttcagattctCTTGAACTGCTACCACACTCGATGGGTGGAAAAAGTCCTGGGATCACGGCAAATGAGCAGCTCATAGTGCCGAGTCCAAATGAATCTgattctgaaacaagaaaattctAATCAATCATGACAACTGGTCTCGAGAAAAAACGTATTCCACATTGTAGCTCTAGTTGTTCTTATGTTATCACAATAACTGTTACATGAAAAATGGTTGTAAATCAACTATATGAAGCAATCATTTCAGTATAAATTACTAAATATACTTACAATAATACTTCGAGTCAATTGAAAGTCGTTTCCTATGGTTGAAACTCCCGGTGCATACACTGTTGTTATGACAACACGTGGCGGTAAATGTTTCGTTGAACcgtttcaacaacaaaaatcctagAATGCATCAAATTCTCAAGTTTCAGCCCCCTTTATTGGGGCATTTTCAAAAGGgtcaattaaattttttttacacatataggAAAATACACTATTTTTCTTATTATCTACTGAATATGAAGTCATCGATTAGGTCCAACCAAACGCcgacaatttaatttttagtgaagcgtgttttttaactaatttgagAGATCGAAATaggaccttattttaaaaatttgtatttcataaaatacCTGTTCCAAAGGCACagaatgttcaaaaacacaaagaagagatatgtttcttcacaaaacagtgtttaaaaaacattttaaaagtatatatatatatatagtttttttttctatgcattGAAAAGTGCCATTTTTGGTCTTATTAACTTGCTGAATTTGAGGTGCATTTGCCCCCAAAACTCACGGctggttaccatggcaaccacttCATATTATGCCAAAAGATTTTGGGAAAGATTAACACTCGCCAAGTACTATTCACAcacccagtttcattaaaatccatgagatgtcactttccatgttttttgcaatatgactgattttctctgtcagctgctcttaAACGTCCCAGCACCGGGCATATTATTaggaaaagaagcagagaacaGTTCACCAAACTTCTGTTATCTTGGCAATCTAACCACGCTCAAACAGATCCTACAAAGCTCAAAAatctgactttcagctcaatatAACTGTGAAGCAGGAATCGTTGCTTCGTAGTACAGCCCTCAGGTGTGTCCAGTAACTGTTTTCACATCAGTCATTGTTTCCCAGCAGAGCCTCCAAGTCCAACGGACCAAAACCTGTAGAAACGTGCGTACGCATCCTTTGTACAAGAGGCCCCGAGTGGGTTTGAActgaggaaagacatcagcaacaaTCTTACAACAGTTAGTGTTACCTCCATTTAGAGCACAActagaaaaacaacacaaaacaaggAGCAGACATCTCATGAAGTTAACCCAAACGTCAGACTGTGCTACGCTCaggaaaaataactaaaagagCTACATCTCTATGTCCCCAAGTTTACTGAATGTTAAGCTCCAGGTCAATTGGTACATACGCCAAAGAGTACTTTTATAGCTTTGTTCACCAAATACCCAGTCTTTGTGTTGAGGCAGCTGCCTCGATGGTGGTGATTTCATCTACTGGAGCACACATTTGGAAAGCAATTTGGACCAGattactattactactactCTTCTGTGTCTGGCACAACACAACTGCAGGAGGTGGAGAGATTTCTAAGAAGAGGAATCTTTATTTAGCTGTcaacaaagtcaaacaaaatgtattaaatggcctgcacttgtatagcgctttatctagtccaaggaccacaaagcgctttacactacagtcatccactgatggtggtaagctacattgtagcgaCAGCTGCcatggggcagactgacagacgtgaggctgccatcacaccggcgccatcAAACCCCAAACAGGGGTTTGAACCGACAACCCTTCGTTACAGGACGAACCACTACCTCCTGAGTCACTGCCACCCCAATTAATGCAAAGTACTATATGTTACCACAGACAGAGCTATCTATACATACTCACTCGATCCAGGGTCACAGAGGTGGTGCCAATAATGAAAAGTGCATATAGTAAGAGTGTGGGTGCAAAATAGTAAGCGTTTTGCATCATATTGGTACAAAGCAGCTGTGCACATTCAgacaactgttttgtttaatataacaatttctaaaaacagaaatggggTACAATACCTGCACTCTAATTGTTTAGGTTCATGACagtacagtaaaataaaatacaggtaATTTGGAAGAGTTGGAAGAAGAAAgcctttaaaaagaagaaagctgcTTGCAAACCTAAGAGGCTTttggcaaaaacacacaaagctctATTCAGCAAAAACCAAATGTGGTAAATCAGCAGAAAAACTTCATATAAAGTGTCAAACGCAGTAGTAGAAGGTTGACACTGTGGGCGGCACCCTTGACTGCAGCTATTGACTTAactataaacttttttttttttttttttttttttacacaaaagcagttttaaagATGATATAAAAAGATACATTACTTGAAGATCCACCTGGTTTTTCCACACCCCATCTCTGCATTTTGGCTTAGtttttgataataataataataacaacaactaGATGTAAtgtgttttatctgatttttgcTTGTACAATATACTGTTAAGGACCAGACAATTCTTTCAGATGATTTGCTGCAATTTAAAACAATTGCACAGCTGAAAGAAAGTGTTGTCACGTTTACCACAGCATGCCGCTAATGCTGAAAGATCGTGTTTAAAAGTTGGTCCACCTTGAGTGAGCTCTTGGCGCTGCGTTCCTCAGCATCCAGGTTGGcttctttcagctccttcactCACATCAAAAAGCCAAGAAATGCTTCCTGTTCGCCTCCATCCACCAGATACAAACGGCATGAATCAGAcgattaaaaacactgaacattaTGGCTTTCACAGTCAATGATTTCCATTAAAACACACTGCTGGAACATGCTCCACTCCATTATACTTTTAGACATGTAGACCCATGCACTggttattttaatattttttaatgcacCTGAATCTAATTAAGATAAACTGCATAaagtgtgtctttttttaagagCAAGTGACTGATTAACCTTTATTCCTCTGACTTTTAAACTCATATGTATGTGGCAACACCAATAAAatcaagacacaaaaaaatgctaacGCTAGAAGTCCATGGTGGAGGCAATGACGTCATTACAAGCTAATGAGGAAACGAAACGAGTTTTTGCCGAAGTTTTAAGGGTTTACTTCGAACGAGGAGCGTGTCTGCGTTCATTGAACCATATTAGGTTAAATAACTATTTGTCTAAAAtaggcaaacaacaaaaaaaaaacgactttcAAGTAAAACGAGAGGTTGAAACATGTCGACAAAACGTAAATTAATATGGAAAAAATTAATAAACGGTCAGTTTAATGATTAATATTAaccttatttaaagaaaaaatggagTCATGAGCTAATGTTGGTGGTGTTTACAACACGAAGCTCTCAGCTTTCGACAAACACGCTGAACTCACTCTGACGTCGGTCACGTACGGAGAAGTTGCCCACTCACGGTTTGCTTCCTCCCTCCCACTCTGTCTGCTCGAGCGGAGCCGAATTTGCTAACTCACgtttcctcccccctcccgcccctGCTGTGCTCGGCTCTGCTCTGCTGAGTCATGTTTCTATGGCGTTATTAttgtgccaccaagttgagagcgcagtgacactgatttgagagtacagactgctcaactctgacaaactgctcgcgctcggctttCTCCGTGCGCGCTCGGCACTCTGCGcgcgcgctcggctctctctgctTGCACTTGGCTCTGACAAACCGCGCGcggagagagagccgagcgcgcacggagagagccgagcgcgagcagtttgtctCCCTCTATTTATACCAGAATGAGTCGAATACAATGACAAGTTTTCATCATCCCCCTGGTgagaaaacatttcttgaaatgagacaattttttcttgttctaaatctttattgaagttcaaaacaaaagaaggtaCACGTTGTACAACAGCTGAAAATCTGCAGAATTTAACTTGCACAATAACATATGNNNNNNNNNNNNNNNNNNNNNNNNNNNNNNNNNNNNNNNNNNNNNNNNNNNNNNNNNNNNNNNNNNNNNNNNNNNNNNNNNNNNNNNNNNNNNNNNNNNNNNNNNNNNNNNNNNNNNNNNNNNNNNNNNNNNNNNNNNNNNNNNNNNNNNNNNNNNNNNNNNNNNNNNNNNNNNNNNNNNNNNNNNNNNNNNNNNNNNNNNNNNNNNNNNNNNNNNNNNNNNNNNNNNNNNNNNNNNNNNNNNNNNNNNNNNNNNNNNNNNNNNNNNNNNNNNNNNNNNNNNNNNNNNNNNNNNNNNNNNNNNNNNNNNNNNNNNNNNNNNNNNNNNNNNNNNNNNNNNNNNNNNNNNNNNNNNNNNNNNNNNNNNNNNNNNNNNNNNNNNNNNNNNNNNNNNNNNNNNNNNNNNNNNNNNNNNNNNNNNNNNNNNNNNNNNNNNNNNNNNNNNNNNNNNNNNNNNNNNNNNNNNNNNNNNNNNNNNNNNNNNNNNNNNNNNNNNNNNNNNNNNNNNNNNNNNNNNNNNNNNNNNNNNNNNNNNNNNNNNNNNNNNNNNNNNNNNNNNNNNNNNNNNNNNNNNNNNNNNNNNNNNNNNNNNNccagtaggtggcggtaatgcaaccttactgtttttttgccaaccgccataaaactctacaaagaagacgaaggaggccagtctgtgattggctggtggcgtggctcatttacatacaactttgggttgcgagcgcagagagagcagagcgagcgagcggtttgtcagagccaagcgcgagcagagagagccgagcgcgcgCAGAGTGCCGAGCGCGCacggagagagccgagcgcgagcagtttgtcagagttgagcggtctgtactctcaaatcagtgtcactgcgcgctcaacctggtggcacgtgtgctcaacttggtggcacaaaagTAACGCCATACCCAGAGTGACGTGTCATGATTTGAAGTAGGGCAGCTGTTTTCTCGCGCTCAGTTCGCAGACGAAAGCGAGCGATAATGTTTGTACCCGAGTCTGAGTGTGCGCGCACGCGTGTatacctgttagcaaaatatcttacgaaccactggacggacTTTAATCAAACTCCCTCCAAAAGTAATGcaaatgtacatctgcaactggcatttggagtcaaattcaagatggccgccacagtcaactggatttgcaaacacaaaataaatataactcagtcagattcacagatattgagctgaaatttggtgtggtagtagctgagagtcatgtccaacacattctctgagcaaaGATCACACAAcatcattgtttaaaactttgacatcaaCGATTGgaacctgtctgttagcaaaatatctcaggaaccactgcacagattctaatcaaactctcagaaagtaatcattagatgtttaTCTACAACTCATTATTTTTTGGAgccagcctaattcaagatggctgccacagacggctgatcttacaaaacacaaaaccgCCTGTAATCcggttcattttacagatattgagctgaaatttggtgtggttgtagctgagagtaattcacaacacatactctgagcactaaacGTGTAAGAGCTCGGCTTAAAATTTAACAGtatctgttggagtcaacctaattaatctgttatttcataaacctggagggattttaataaaatctttagaTGGTTATCATTGCCTCACATAATCTAATCATTGCATCACATATCTTTTGGGCgaaaggtggctgccacagctaatcaactttagccgacacaaaaataactcagccaatttttacagatatgaagctaaaatttgaccTGGAAGacgagtcattcacaacacatactttgagagtgacatctcacagtattaaaaactttttatgcTAGAAGTCTCACAACAAATCTCTGCTGTCACAGATGCAAAATTTGTTGAGTGATACAAAGTTAGAACTAAAACAAGGCTAGAAATCCTTTCAAcgtgataaaaaataaactgtgtcaatgggttacattttcttttttttaaaaaagaaaaggttttagaCAAGTTTTAGTGAATTTTCTCTCGTCTCAGTCAACATATTTTCTCATGTTCctgtttagtctgtttttaaaataacaaattcaGCTGAAACTTTTTAGCAGCAAGAACAAGTAGATAAAAAAGTCTGATTAAGCCCACGACTTCTCTGTAGAATCTGTATCGCAAAGTTTTGCCATCAAATATGCACTTATGTCTCAATAAGAAGACTGTAAAACCCCAAATTACTTTtcatatttctgaaaaaaaaaaaaaaaatctttacagaTGAAAACATTACATTCTAGTTTCTattcatagtttttattttttaggcttGGGGCTTCAGCTTCTCACTTTCACGATGTTTTGACCCTACGAAGGTCAGAGCTTTGACTCACGTGATCTAAACCAGCACTCAGTTCTTGGTGAAGTTGAATGTGCTCAGATGTGTTGCTGTGTGGATCCTGGTCTCTAATCTAGATTCAATATACAGATGGATCTTCAAAGAATTTAATTCTAAGAATTCAATATTCTATTACTTTTGGCAATCCACCCCACCTCAGCAGTGTGACTTTCCTTCAGGTCGTGGATCAGTGGACCAGGTCTTTGCCTTTGCAGAGTTGCTGAGAGGGTCATGGGAGTGACTGTCGATGGGTTTTGTGAATCTAAAGAAGGCTTATGTTCCTTGAGGTATTCTGTGTGGGAACCAGGGTCACTTTTAGGAGCTACCTGGTttctgtataaccaaagcaagacCTGCGTCTACTTCCTTGGAACAAAGTCAGTCTCGTTCCCAGTCTGGGTTGCACTCCACTCAGGGCTGCCTGGTTGTCTTTAGTCCTGACTCCTGTTTGCGGCGTTGATGGACAGGACCTTAATTAAGGAGCAGTCGTGcctgtctggtttgggaacctcagggtcttgtctctgctttgtGAATGGCGTGGACCTGTCGGCGTCTTCAAGCCATGGCCTTCAGTATGTGCTGGACGGcttgcagccgagtgtgaagcggctCCAAGTCTGAGGTCATGGTTTACCGCTGGAAACAGGTGAGATGCTTCTTCTGggttgggggggtggggggtctctgcctcaagcagagaagttcaagtatctgggagtcttgctCAGGAGTCGTGAACAAGACAGGATGGAGTGTGAGATGAGCGTTGTTCCGGTCTGTTTTAGGGGAGGAAGGAGCTGAGAAAGACAAAAGCTCACGAATCACTAATCCAACAAACAGTGATTTGGATGTTTGGATGGATGCTTAAACCAGACTCTCATTTTCTTGTTTGACGAGGCTGCAGTGCTGCAAtgcactgattttattttacccaGAGAGTTTTAATTTGGTCCCATTTGTGCTCCAACATATGTCCTGCAGTGCTGATCAAACTAAAACAGCAGACCAGTGTTGTTTTCAGAGACCATCGGTTTGTTAGTTTACTGGTGTCCAAACGatctcactttttgtttttttgtatctgaTACTGTTTTCAAACTGTCGTTGTAATTAACTGTTAGACTAACCAGTTATAaggtattgtttgttttttgtttttttgtgtgactaCATGACTCCAGTCATGGGACTGTTCCTCTCTAACATTAGTCACTGTTAGACTTCCTCCTCCCACTCCAGCCTCAGAGACTCTCTCAGTCATGTTTAGGACCGGCTCCTCCTCTCGCCTGGTTTAACTTTGGAATCAGATCTTGCCTCGTCACGTTTAGCTCTCAGCCCTCCCTTCCTCTGTCTGGGTTTCCAGGGCAATTCCTCAACTCCCCCCCGCCTCCCTCTGCAGTTTTCCAGGCTGCTGCATCATGT of the Kryptolebias marmoratus isolate JLee-2015 linkage group LG3, ASM164957v2, whole genome shotgun sequence genome contains:
- the LOC112451062 gene encoding HMG domain-containing protein 4-like, yielding MAGVNGSVGPSAPPVSDGTSLSLPNPDSDPADVSPEVRSFITDTCSPSGSSCSVTSSDWDCLRSTCRSPPSSDQYPVSAAAHLHLLGESLSLIGRHLQETNKVACVSSSLSLLLDSLLCALAPLMCLTTQIPELTGGADHTLASTLENIAYVMPGL